A region of the Terriglobia bacterium genome:
CAGGACCACTCCGAGTTGGCTGCGATAGGAATCCAACCGAACCTTCGAAAGATCAACGTCATCCACCAATACTCTGCCGGCTGTCGGTTTATGAAATGCCGCAATCAATCCAATAATCGTCGACTTCCCCGACCCTGACGAACCTACCAGCGCCGTTGCCGTCCCTGGCCGCGCCTCGAACGAAATATTGTGCAGAATCGTCTTCGACGGATCGTATGCAAAGCTGACGTCTTCGAACCGGACATCCCCCACCATTTCCGGCAGAGTAACCGTTCTCTCCGGATCCTGGTCCTCGGGATGCTCGCTCAGGACTTCCTTCGTGCGCTCCAGTCCCGCAATCGCTTCCGTAATCTGCGTTCCCACGCCGACCACCTGGAACAGTGGCGCCGCCAGGAATCCCAGCAGCATTATGTATTCCAGGTACCCGCCAGGCGTGAGCTTTCCTGCAATCATGAGTCTGGCACCCATGTACATCACCACGGCGCCCACCATGCCCATCAGCATCGCTGAAGATAGACTCATCACCGAAACTGCCGTCAAGCTTCGGAACACGTTCTGTAGAAGTCTCTGCACACCCGCCGCGAACACCTCGTGCTCGCGATCCTCCGCATGGTATCCCTTCACCACGCGGACCCCGCCTAGCGTTTCGGTCAGCCGCCCTGTCACCTCGGCGTTGATCTTCGCGCGCTCGCGGAAAATCGGCCGCACGTACTTGAACGCCTTGCGCAGCACAAATCCGAACGTCACCAGCGCCGCGAACGCAATCATCGTCATCTGTACGCTGATCTTCATCAGGATGAAGAACGCGATCGTCGCCGTCAGCAGCCCGCCGGCAAAATCCACCAGCCCCGTGCCGATCAAATTGCGCACGCCTTCCACGTCGCTCATGATGCGCGACACAAGCGTACCCGTCTTGTTTGCGTCGTAATAGGCGACAGGAAGCCGCCCAATGTGTTCCTGCACTTTTTCGCGCAGCTCCGCGATCATCCGCTGCGCCGCCTTGGAGAGAGTTTGTGTGAGGGTGAAAGAGGTAATGCCCTGAACGACAGTTGCCGCTAGCACAACCCCAATCAGCGGGATCAACAACTGCATCTGGTGTTTGCCAATCACCGTGTCCAGCAGAAACTTGCTCGCCGGCGGCAACACCAACCCGCACAACCGGTTGATCGTCATCAGCGCCAGGCCCAGCGCGAGCAGACCGCGCCGCGGCCGCATCAGTCCCCAGATTTCCGGCAGCGCCTTGAAAATCTCCGTCTTCTTCTGAGGCGTGTCCGTCCGGATCCCGGATTTGCCCGTCGCCTTTTCGGCTGATCTTGTAAGTTCCCTTTCAGGTTTCACTATGAATTAGATTCTCTCACCAGCATCCCCGATTCGGAATTGCCCGATTTGCCCCGACAGACCGTCATCTCGGTGCCCCACATCTGCGCGCCTTTCGCAGATGTCGGTCTTTCCAACTCTCCGTGGGTCAGCCTCTCCGTGGCGCACGTCCGCCGGTCTCAGCAGAGGTTCGCCCCCCCAGCTTTGCGCATCAACATACCGACTCCAAGCATCCTTTATTACATGTTCAAGGATCGCTTCATTCTCGGCGCGCTCGGCGTATCCGCTTTCTCCTTCCTCATCACTTATTACGTCACGCATCGCCCACCCGCGCCGGCCGCGCCCGATCCCCCCGGCTCCGTCTTTATGGGCGCCCAACAGGAAGAACCCGGCAGAGTCCATCATATTAAGGTTAGCGATCTCCCCGCCCCGGCCCCCGACCAGTCCGTCGACAATGGCCCTGATGTGGTCGCCCGCCCCGCGAACGCGTGGCCCCAGGTTCCACCGGGATTCAAAGTCTCGCTGTACGTCGAGCACCTGCACACCCCGCGGCTCATTCGCACCGC
Encoded here:
- a CDS encoding ABC transporter ATP-binding protein; its protein translation is MRPRRGLLALGLALMTINRLCGLVLPPASKFLLDTVIGKHQMQLLIPLIGVVLAATVVQGITSFTLTQTLSKAAQRMIAELREKVQEHIGRLPVAYYDANKTGTLVSRIMSDVEGVRNLIGTGLVDFAGGLLTATIAFFILMKISVQMTMIAFAALVTFGFVLRKAFKYVRPIFRERAKINAEVTGRLTETLGGVRVVKGYHAEDREHEVFAAGVQRLLQNVFRSLTAVSVMSLSSAMLMGMVGAVVMYMGARLMIAGKLTPGGYLEYIMLLGFLAAPLFQVVGVGTQITEAIAGLERTKEVLSEHPEDQDPERTVTLPEMVGDVRFEDVSFAYDPSKTILHNISFEARPGTATALVGSSGSGKSTIIGLIAAFHKPTAGRVLVDDVDLSKVRLDSYRSQLGVVLQDSFLFDGTIWENIAFSRPGATEEQILNACSIARVDEFAESFPDKYNTIIGERGVKLSGGQRQRVSIARAILADPRILILDEATSSLDSESEALIQEGLSYLMRGRTTFVIAHRLSTIRRADQILVVEEGRIVERGDHEELYALQGRYFELYTKQHGLQENLFLAPGEGESVEQEDAASKSRNGDGPDAVKILRGESV
- a CDS encoding PQQ-dependent sugar dehydrogenase; its protein translation is MPRQTVISVPHICAPFADVGLSNSPWVSLSVAHVRRSQQRFAPPALRINIPTPSILYYMFKDRFILGALGVSAFSFLITYYVTHRPPAPAAPDPPGSVFMGAQQEEPGRVHHIKVSDLPAPAPDQSVDNGPDVVARPANAWPQVPPGFKVSLYVEHLHTPRLIRTAPNGDLFVAESYAGNILVLRGVDKDGHPQQSEVFATGLNKPFGIAFYPSGPNPQWVYIGETDAVIRFPYHVGDMKATGAPQHIADLPGGGHLRGGGHWTRTIVFSKDDKKMFVSVGSYSNVDDTDNNPREYHRADILEFNPDGSGERVYAYGIRNAVGLAINP